From the genome of Solidesulfovibrio carbinolicus, one region includes:
- a CDS encoding lytic transglycosylase domain-containing protein produces the protein MRPARPFFFWAALALALGALWGGMALAAAAPRIVTAPMAASTEIHGIGLPDPVAAGRRDAALRQAGHKFSDKKTVGCKYPEVIADAKLLGWVNSYSKKHGLDPRLVYALIEQESRFNACAVSPKGAQGLMQIMPDTQKLLGLTEPFNPERNIAAGTQYLRAMLDKFQTEVMALAAYNAGPGAVAKHGGVPPYDETKDYVLKVVDRYFMLRLRYPDEGIGAIHQKLVAGDAGPAKTEKP, from the coding sequence ATGCGTCCAGCGAGACCTTTTTTCTTTTGGGCCGCTCTGGCCCTGGCGCTTGGAGCCCTTTGGGGCGGCATGGCCTTGGCCGCCGCCGCGCCTCGGATCGTCACCGCGCCCATGGCCGCGTCTACCGAGATCCACGGCATCGGCCTGCCCGATCCCGTGGCCGCCGGCCGGCGCGACGCCGCCTTGCGTCAGGCCGGGCACAAATTTTCCGACAAGAAAACCGTTGGCTGCAAATACCCGGAAGTCATCGCCGACGCGAAATTGCTTGGCTGGGTCAACAGCTACAGCAAAAAACACGGCCTGGACCCCCGGCTGGTCTATGCGCTCATTGAGCAGGAATCGCGGTTCAACGCGTGCGCCGTCTCGCCCAAGGGGGCGCAGGGCCTCATGCAGATCATGCCCGACACCCAGAAGCTGCTCGGGCTTACCGAACCATTTAATCCCGAGCGCAACATCGCCGCCGGAACGCAATATCTTCGTGCCATGCTCGACAAGTTTCAGACCGAAGTCATGGCCCTGGCCGCCTACAACGCCGGCCCGGGCGCGGTGGCCAAGCACGGCGGCGTGCCGCCGTACGACGAAACCAAGGACTATGTCCTGAAGGTCGTGGACCGCTATTTCATGCTGCGCCTGCGGTATCCTGACGAGGGAATCGGCGCGATCCACCAGAAACTGGTCGCCGGCGACGCCGGGCCGGCCAAGACGGAGAAGCCATGA